The proteins below come from a single Caulobacter segnis ATCC 21756 genomic window:
- a CDS encoding glycine betaine ABC transporter substrate-binding protein has protein sequence MADRFDAALAVLPERLGWHVALSASALVLGLAIALPLGIAAARSPRLKWVALGGAGLVQTIPSLALLALFYPVLLLLSGLAERVFGQGFSALGFLPSLLALTLYSMLPILRNAAAGVSGIDPAVVEAARGVGMTDRQRLWRVELPLAAPVIMAGVRTAAVWTIGAATLSTPVGQTSLGDYIFSGLQTEDWVAVLVGCAASAGLAIVVDALLGLIEAGVARRDGKRFLAGGAGLAIGLLAALAPLAVGALAQGRPAYVIGAKNFSEQYILAELMAGRLEREGASVQRRVNLGSAVAYRALAAGEIDAYVDYSGTLWANVLNRKDNPGRQAVLEGLRTELEARDGVVLLAPLGFENAYALAMRRDRAEALGIKSLADLAARAPDLTMGGDLEFFSRPEWAAVVTAYGLRFKAERQFQPTFMYRALESREADVISAFSSDGRIAADDLVLLTDPRGALPPYDAVILVSPKRAGDRRLIEALKPLGGSIDVRAMQAANYAVDRDAGKKSPAEAAAMLAR, from the coding sequence GTGGCTGACCGTTTCGACGCGGCCCTCGCCGTGCTGCCCGAGCGCCTGGGCTGGCATGTGGCCCTCTCGGCCAGCGCGCTTGTCCTGGGCCTCGCCATTGCCCTGCCGCTCGGGATCGCCGCCGCGCGCAGCCCGCGCCTAAAGTGGGTCGCCCTGGGCGGCGCCGGCCTCGTGCAGACCATCCCCAGCCTGGCCCTGCTGGCGCTGTTCTATCCGGTGCTGCTGCTGCTCTCGGGCCTGGCTGAGCGGGTGTTCGGCCAGGGCTTCTCGGCCTTGGGCTTCCTGCCGTCGCTGCTGGCCCTGACGCTGTATTCGATGCTGCCGATCCTGCGGAACGCGGCGGCGGGCGTCTCGGGTATCGATCCGGCGGTGGTCGAGGCGGCGCGGGGCGTCGGCATGACCGACCGTCAGCGCCTATGGCGGGTCGAGCTGCCCCTGGCCGCGCCCGTGATCATGGCCGGCGTGCGCACGGCGGCGGTCTGGACCATCGGCGCGGCGACCCTCTCGACGCCCGTTGGCCAGACCTCGCTGGGCGACTACATCTTCTCGGGGCTCCAGACCGAGGACTGGGTGGCGGTGCTGGTTGGTTGCGCGGCCTCGGCGGGCCTGGCGATCGTCGTCGATGCGCTGCTGGGCCTGATCGAGGCCGGCGTGGCGCGGCGGGACGGCAAGCGCTTCCTGGCGGGCGGCGCGGGCCTGGCGATCGGCCTGCTGGCCGCGCTGGCCCCCCTGGCCGTTGGCGCGCTCGCCCAAGGCCGTCCGGCCTATGTGATCGGCGCCAAGAACTTCTCCGAGCAGTACATCCTGGCCGAGCTGATGGCGGGGCGGCTCGAGCGCGAAGGCGCGAGCGTCCAGCGGCGTGTGAACCTCGGCTCAGCGGTGGCCTACCGCGCGCTCGCGGCCGGGGAGATCGACGCCTATGTCGATTACTCCGGCACGCTCTGGGCGAACGTCCTGAACCGGAAGGACAACCCCGGCCGCCAGGCGGTGCTGGAGGGCCTGCGGACTGAACTGGAGGCCCGCGACGGGGTGGTGCTGCTGGCGCCGCTGGGCTTCGAGAACGCCTACGCCCTGGCCATGCGCCGCGATCGCGCGGAGGCCCTGGGGATCAAGTCCTTGGCCGACCTGGCCGCCCGTGCGCCGGACCTGACGATGGGCGGCGATCTTGAGTTCTTCTCGCGGCCGGAATGGGCGGCGGTGGTGACGGCGTACGGCCTGCGCTTCAAGGCTGAGCGGCAGTTCCAGCCGACCTTCATGTACCGGGCCCTGGAGAGCCGCGAGGCGGACGTGATCTCGGCCTTCTCGTCCGACGGGCGGATCGCGGCAGACGACCTCGTCCTGCTGACCGACCCCAGAGGCGCGCTGCCGCCCTACGACGCGGTGATCCTGGTCTCGCCGAAGCGGGCGGGAGATCGGCGCCTGATCGAGGCCCTGAAGCCGCTCGGCGGATCCATCGACGTCAGGGCGATGCAGGCGGCCAACTACGCCGTCGACCGCGACGCCGGCAAGAAGAGTCCGGCCGAGGCGGCGGCGATGCTGGCGCGCTGA
- a CDS encoding ATP-binding cassette domain-containing protein has product MTDAIVLDRVSKAYDGQAVLRETDLRIAKGRFVALVGGSGAGKTTLLKLINGLIAPTSGRVLIDGADIAGRPGHALRRGIGYAFQETGLFPHMSIAQNIGITPTLLGWPGEVIAARTDELLDLVALPRDIADRAPAQLSGGQRQRVGVARALAARPSILLMDEPFGALDPVVRVALADDVRRLHEALGLTTVMVTHDVGEALLLADEVVVMADGKVLAQASPRSLLAGHPDPVVADLIAAPKRQAQRLAELARG; this is encoded by the coding sequence ATGACCGACGCCATCGTCCTTGACCGGGTGAGCAAGGCCTACGACGGCCAAGCTGTCCTGCGCGAGACCGACCTGCGCATCGCCAAGGGCCGCTTCGTGGCCCTGGTCGGCGGATCGGGCGCGGGCAAGACGACGCTGCTGAAGCTAATCAACGGGCTGATCGCGCCGACCTCCGGCCGCGTGCTGATCGACGGCGCGGACATCGCCGGACGGCCGGGGCACGCGCTGCGCCGGGGGATCGGCTACGCCTTCCAGGAGACGGGCCTCTTTCCGCACATGAGCATCGCCCAGAACATTGGGATCACGCCCACTCTGCTGGGCTGGCCTGGCGAGGTGATCGCCGCGCGGACCGACGAGCTTCTGGACCTCGTGGCCCTGCCGCGCGACATCGCCGACCGCGCGCCGGCGCAATTGTCAGGCGGTCAGCGGCAGCGCGTCGGCGTGGCTCGAGCGCTGGCCGCGCGGCCCTCGATCCTGCTGATGGACGAGCCCTTTGGCGCCTTGGACCCCGTGGTTCGCGTCGCCCTGGCCGATGACGTCCGGCGTCTGCACGAGGCGCTGGGCCTGACCACGGTGATGGTCACCCACGATGTCGGCGAGGCGCTGCTGCTGGCCGACGAGGTGGTTGTGATGGCCGATGGCAAGGTGCTGGCCCAGGCGTCGCCGAGATCGCTCCTCGCCGGGCATCCGGATCCTGTCGTCGCCGACCTGATCGCCGCGCCGAAACGCCAGGCGCAACGCCTCGCGGAGCTGGCGCGTGGCTGA
- a CDS encoding LysR substrate-binding domain-containing protein: MPNATNLDLDLIRAFVMVSESRSFTRAGERLGRSQSAVSLQVRRLEDLIGEPLFQRDARRVSLTDKGEVFLAQARRLLRVNDDIIAALAADEVEGEVRLGAPEDFATAHLPAVLGAFARSHPRIALSVTCDLTLRLLDRMSAGELDLALVKREPLGGELGVRVWREPLVWVGRDGEDLASTKVVSLIAAPSPCVYRRRATTALDEAGRAWRIAYTSPSVAGQLAALRAGLGVSVLPRAMVPDDLAIIGEDAPPLADGEIALIRNREAGPAADRLAEHVLAALDRAVAQRG, encoded by the coding sequence ATGCCCAACGCGACGAATCTCGACCTCGATCTGATCCGCGCCTTCGTCATGGTCAGCGAAAGCCGCAGCTTCACCCGCGCGGGCGAGCGCCTGGGTCGGTCTCAGTCGGCGGTCAGCCTGCAGGTGCGGCGTTTGGAGGACCTGATCGGCGAGCCGCTGTTCCAGCGCGACGCGCGCCGGGTCAGCCTGACCGACAAGGGCGAGGTGTTCCTGGCCCAGGCGCGGCGGCTGCTGCGGGTCAATGACGACATCATCGCGGCGCTGGCGGCCGACGAGGTCGAGGGCGAGGTGCGGCTGGGCGCGCCGGAAGACTTCGCCACCGCTCACCTGCCGGCGGTGCTGGGCGCCTTCGCTCGCAGCCACCCACGCATCGCCTTGTCGGTCACCTGCGACCTGACCCTTCGGCTGCTCGACCGGATGAGCGCCGGCGAGTTGGACCTGGCCCTGGTCAAGCGCGAGCCCCTGGGCGGGGAGCTGGGCGTGCGGGTCTGGCGCGAGCCGCTGGTCTGGGTCGGGCGCGACGGCGAGGACCTGGCCTCGACCAAGGTCGTGTCGCTGATCGCCGCGCCGTCGCCCTGCGTCTATCGTCGCCGGGCGACCACGGCTCTGGACGAAGCCGGACGAGCTTGGCGCATCGCCTATACGAGCCCCTCGGTGGCGGGACAGCTGGCGGCGTTGAGGGCGGGGCTTGGCGTTTCGGTGCTGCCGCGCGCCATGGTGCCCGACGACCTCGCGATCATCGGCGAGGACGCGCCGCCCCTGGCCGACGGCGAGATCGCGCTGATCCGCAACCGCGAGGCCGGGCCCGCCGCCGATCGATTGGCCGAGCACGTGCTGGCGGCGCTGGACCGCGCGGTCGCGCAAAGGGGTTGA